A window of the Nocardia sp. NBC_01329 genome harbors these coding sequences:
- a CDS encoding alkane 1-monooxygenase — MTTSEMGSRDEVAPQWRDRKRYLWLFGLVAPTALGLAAALVWICHRLGWQHVAPVWWWIGPLLVYVLLPTLDRLFGPDGQNPPEEAMRQLEHDRYYRYCVYAFIPFQLISLVFAAYLWTATDLSWLGIDGGLGLWSKIGVALSVGVMGGVGINTAHELGHKKDDLERWLSKITLAQTGYGHFYIEHNRGHHVRVATPEDPASARFGESFWSFLPRSVYGSLRSAWSLERTRLRRMDSGPWTPRNDVLNAWVMTVVLWGALAAIFGAGVLPFLLLQAVYGFSLLETVNYLEHYGLLRRRTESGRYERCTPEHSWNSDHIVTNIFLYHLQRHSDHHANPTRRYQTLRSMDGAPELPGGYASMITLAYFPPLWRRVMDHRVLAHYRGDITRVNIQPGKRDRVLARYAEAR, encoded by the coding sequence ATGACGACGTCCGAGATGGGTTCGCGCGATGAAGTGGCACCGCAGTGGCGCGACCGCAAGCGGTATCTCTGGTTGTTCGGGCTGGTGGCTCCGACCGCGCTCGGCTTGGCGGCGGCGCTGGTGTGGATCTGCCACCGGCTCGGCTGGCAACACGTGGCACCGGTGTGGTGGTGGATCGGTCCGCTGCTGGTCTACGTTCTGCTACCGACCCTGGACCGACTCTTCGGACCCGATGGGCAGAATCCGCCGGAGGAGGCGATGCGGCAGCTCGAGCACGACCGGTACTACCGCTACTGCGTGTACGCCTTCATTCCGTTCCAGCTGATCAGCCTGGTGTTCGCCGCCTACTTGTGGACCGCGACGGATCTGTCCTGGCTGGGGATCGATGGTGGGCTCGGGCTGTGGTCGAAGATCGGGGTGGCGTTGAGCGTGGGCGTCATGGGTGGCGTCGGCATCAACACCGCGCACGAGCTCGGTCACAAGAAGGACGATCTCGAACGCTGGCTGTCGAAGATCACCCTGGCTCAGACCGGGTACGGGCACTTCTACATCGAACACAACCGCGGCCATCACGTGCGGGTCGCCACGCCGGAGGACCCCGCCAGTGCGCGCTTCGGCGAGTCCTTCTGGAGTTTTCTGCCGCGCAGTGTCTACGGCAGCCTGCGTTCGGCCTGGTCGTTGGAACGAACTCGGTTGCGGCGCATGGACTCCGGTCCGTGGACACCGCGCAACGACGTACTCAACGCGTGGGTGATGACCGTGGTGCTGTGGGGCGCGCTGGCGGCGATATTCGGCGCGGGGGTGCTGCCGTTCCTGCTGCTGCAGGCCGTCTACGGATTCTCGTTGCTGGAGACGGTGAACTACCTGGAGCACTACGGTCTGTTGCGACGGCGTACGGAGTCCGGGCGGTACGAGCGTTGCACGCCGGAGCACAGTTGGAACTCCGACCATATCGTCACCAACATCTTCCTCTACCACCTGCAGCGGCACAGTGACCATCACGCCAACCCGACCCGGCGCTATCAGACGCTGCGCAGTATGGACGGCGCGCCCGAACTGCCCGGCGGCTACGCCAGCATGATCACCTTGGCGTACTTCCCGCCGCTGTGGCGCAGGGTGATGGACCATCGAGTCCTGGCCCATTACCGCGGTGATATCACCCGCGTGAACATTCAGCCCGGGAAGCGGGACCGAGTTCTGGCTCGATATGCGGAGGCTCGGTGA
- a CDS encoding TetR/AcrR family transcriptional regulator has protein sequence MAASQPDATRTDPETWAGRRADARQNHERVLAAAIEVFTEHGIGATIPQVAARAGVGKATVYRSYPTKADLVQALARMHIDWFHQLVTAAVEAAQADAYRALEALLERVTARLAEDRLMIEVLSGVEGLGDEYLEQQLERILALGRAQGSLRADATGMDIQVLVSGAARTLIELDIRDPAVWRRYARLTSAALRVEPD, from the coding sequence ATGGCGGCATCGCAGCCGGATGCGACCCGCACCGACCCGGAGACCTGGGCGGGGCGGCGGGCCGATGCCCGGCAGAACCACGAGAGGGTCCTGGCCGCGGCGATCGAGGTGTTCACCGAGCACGGAATCGGAGCGACCATCCCGCAGGTCGCGGCGCGCGCGGGCGTCGGCAAGGCGACCGTCTACCGCAGCTACCCGACCAAGGCCGATCTGGTGCAGGCACTGGCCCGCATGCATATCGACTGGTTCCATCAGCTCGTCACCGCCGCCGTCGAGGCCGCGCAGGCCGACGCCTATCGCGCGCTCGAGGCGCTGCTGGAACGGGTCACCGCTCGCCTGGCCGAGGATCGGCTGATGATCGAAGTCCTCAGCGGTGTCGAAGGACTCGGCGACGAATACCTCGAACAGCAACTCGAACGGATTCTGGCCCTCGGTCGGGCGCAGGGCAGCCTGCGCGCGGACGCCACCGGAATGGATATCCAGGTCCTGGTCTCCGGCGCGGCACGCACCCTGATAGAGCTCGACATCCGGGACCCGGCCGTCTGGCGCCGTTACGCACGGCTCACATCGGCCGCGCTGCGGGTCGAGCCCGACTGA
- a CDS encoding rubredoxin, whose translation MAIDYKLFQCVQCGFEYDEELGWPEDGIPPGTRWDDIPDDWSCPDCGAAKADFYMVEITRT comes from the coding sequence ATGGCCATCGACTACAAGCTGTTCCAGTGTGTGCAATGCGGCTTCGAATACGACGAAGAACTGGGCTGGCCCGAGGACGGCATCCCGCCCGGCACGCGCTGGGACGATATCCCGGACGACTGGTCGTGCCCGGATTGCGGGGCGGCCAAAGCCGATTTCTATATGGTCGAGATCACCCGCACCTGA
- a CDS encoding TetR family transcriptional regulator produces the protein MPNFQNDMRRLLRERVIDTARRLVCTEGWGAVNMSRVAKEVGVSRPVLYKEIGTKQDLAEVVIANELETFLAGVTETVAAQPGDLLAGVTAAAEYTLRTAADNTLLKVVLAGRSGADTTLLPTLMTEPEPVLGRATAAFTAILNARYRLESFSEAELGTRVEAVVRLVLSHLFQPAGTIDRAVAQIVLVAEPLFAREP, from the coding sequence ATGCCGAACTTCCAGAACGACATGCGCCGACTACTGCGCGAGCGGGTGATCGATACCGCGCGCCGATTGGTCTGCACCGAGGGCTGGGGCGCGGTGAACATGTCCCGGGTGGCGAAAGAAGTCGGCGTGAGCCGCCCGGTGCTCTACAAGGAGATCGGCACCAAACAGGATCTGGCCGAGGTCGTCATCGCGAACGAACTCGAGACATTCCTCGCCGGCGTGACCGAAACCGTTGCCGCCCAGCCCGGCGACCTACTCGCCGGAGTCACCGCCGCGGCCGAGTACACCCTCCGCACTGCGGCCGACAACACCCTGCTCAAGGTCGTCCTGGCCGGCCGTTCCGGCGCCGACACCACGCTGCTGCCCACCCTGATGACCGAACCAGAACCGGTCCTGGGCCGCGCGACAGCCGCCTTCACTGCCATTCTGAACGCTCGGTACCGTCTCGAATCGTTCAGCGAGGCCGAACTCGGCACTAGGGTCGAAGCGGTGGTTCGCCTCGTCCTCAGCCACCTCTTCCAGCCCGCCGGGACCATCGACCGTGCGGTTGCTCAGATCGTCCTCGTCGCCGAGCCGCTGTTCGCCCGCGAACCATAG
- a CDS encoding rubredoxin produces MAAYRCPVCDYRYDEIVGAPREGFPAGTAWSAVPDDWCCPDCGVREKVDFESATTRKESRGKGY; encoded by the coding sequence ATGGCCGCCTACCGCTGCCCGGTCTGCGACTACCGCTACGACGAGATCGTCGGCGCGCCCCGGGAAGGGTTTCCCGCCGGGACCGCGTGGTCGGCGGTTCCCGACGACTGGTGCTGCCCCGACTGTGGGGTACGGGAAAAGGTCGACTTCGAATCGGCCACCACGAGGAAAGAGTCACGAGGAAAGGGGTATTGA
- a CDS encoding TetR/AcrR family transcriptional regulator, translated as MPSGVAKAVGAPSGSVYHRFPDRTALLAALWARALRGFHDDLLPVLSLEEPQEAIRLGARTSLEWARRNPREACVLLTGAKELDENKWNEQARVDMARADAALYAALTTLIENVDDPAPDAADRVLLAVVDLPHAMVKRYLSAGRQIPDHAADLAERAAAALFDMRQS; from the coding sequence GTGCCGTCGGGAGTGGCCAAAGCCGTCGGCGCGCCCAGTGGGTCGGTCTATCATCGCTTCCCGGATCGAACCGCACTACTGGCCGCGCTGTGGGCACGCGCGCTACGGGGATTCCACGACGATCTGCTCCCTGTATTGAGTCTCGAAGAACCGCAGGAAGCGATCCGCCTCGGTGCCCGAACGAGTCTGGAGTGGGCGCGTCGCAATCCTCGCGAAGCATGCGTATTACTCACGGGGGCAAAAGAACTGGATGAGAACAAATGGAATGAGCAGGCTCGTGTGGACATGGCGCGAGCCGACGCCGCGTTGTACGCCGCACTGACCACCCTGATCGAGAACGTCGACGATCCGGCTCCCGACGCTGCCGACCGAGTGCTCCTTGCGGTGGTCGACCTACCTCACGCGATGGTCAAGCGATACCTGAGCGCCGGCCGGCAGATCCCCGACCATGCGGCCGACCTCGCCGAGCGGGCGGCGGCAGCGCTGTTCGACATGAGGCAGAGTTAG
- a CDS encoding acyl-ACP desaturase gives MVRDLTQMELLLELEPVVAENLDRHLATAQAWNPHDYVPWDEGRNYAAMGGTDWEPEHSRLSEVAKVAMVTNLLTEDNLPSYHRTISEHFSADGAWGTWVNRWTAEENRHAIAMRDYLVVTRGVDPVALENDRMVHMTRGVHAPDDFHGVLDQVAYVTFQELATRISHRCTGRVCDDPVADRMLKRIAADENLHMLFYRNVAGAAFDIAPDQAMESVTKIVTDFGMPGRGMPNWRRNGVLMVKHGIYDLRQHLDEVLQPVLRVWNIFDRDDFGARGERSREELGEYLEKLGNDVQRFEEQRARLLAREAARAEKADTAVG, from the coding sequence ATGGTGCGGGATCTGACACAAATGGAATTGCTCCTGGAGCTGGAGCCGGTGGTCGCCGAGAATCTGGATCGCCATCTGGCGACCGCCCAAGCCTGGAATCCGCACGATTATGTGCCGTGGGACGAAGGCCGAAACTACGCCGCGATGGGCGGAACCGACTGGGAGCCGGAGCATTCACGGTTGTCGGAGGTCGCCAAGGTCGCGATGGTGACCAATCTGCTCACCGAGGATAATCTGCCGTCGTACCACCGGACCATCAGTGAGCACTTCTCGGCGGACGGCGCATGGGGCACCTGGGTGAACCGGTGGACCGCCGAGGAGAACCGGCATGCCATCGCCATGCGCGACTATCTGGTGGTCACGCGAGGAGTCGACCCGGTGGCCCTCGAAAACGACCGCATGGTGCACATGACCCGCGGTGTGCACGCACCGGACGATTTCCACGGCGTACTCGACCAGGTCGCCTATGTCACCTTTCAGGAACTGGCCACCAGGATCAGTCACCGATGCACCGGCAGAGTATGCGACGACCCCGTAGCCGACCGGATGCTCAAGCGGATCGCCGCCGACGAGAACCTCCACATGCTGTTCTACCGCAACGTGGCCGGTGCGGCGTTCGATATCGCACCCGACCAGGCCATGGAATCGGTCACCAAGATCGTGACGGACTTCGGGATGCCCGGCCGCGGAATGCCCAACTGGCGCCGCAACGGAGTACTGATGGTGAAGCACGGTATCTACGATCTGCGCCAGCACCTCGACGAGGTGCTGCAGCCGGTGTTGCGGGTCTGGAACATCTTCGACCGTGACGATTTCGGTGCACGCGGCGAGCGCAGCCGCGAAGAGCTCGGCGAGTATCTCGAGAAGCTGGGCAACGACGTCCAACGGTTCGAGGAGCAGCGCGCTCGCCTCCTCGCCCGAGAAGCCGCGCGAGCGGAAAAGGCGGATACCGCAGTAGGCTGA